The Oncorhynchus kisutch isolate 150728-3 linkage group LG10, Okis_V2, whole genome shotgun sequence region cacttcatgattgtgtcccacttgttgttgattcttcacaaaaaagacagttttatatctttatgtttgaagcctgaaatgtggcaaaaggtctaagttcaagggggccgaatactttcgcaaggcactgtatttggttaactatttagcattcttatggcttgttggtagaagctgttcagggtccaaacttggtgcatcggtaccgctttcCGTGAGGTAGCAGAAATGTCTACCACTTGGgggactggagtctttgaaaattatcagggtcttcctctgacaccgcctggtatagaggtcctggatggcagggagctcagccccagtgatgtactgggccgtacgcactactcttTGTagtggatgccaagcagttgccataccaagcggtgatgcagcaagtcaagatgctctcaatggtgcagctgtagaacattttgaggatctgttttttttgttgttgacactTTGCCAAGGTACACTGACCGTGACACGGCAAGGCAGGTCCCTGTCGACGGTATCCCAGAGAGAGGAATCAGTATTCCCAAGACAAACCCTGGCTGACCTTGTTTCTGCCTCTGTAATGATCActatgtgtagtgtgtggtgcTGGTTGTCAGCAGCAGGCTAAGTACATATTTccagggaggagaagagatggtgTTCCTGGTGGAGGCTGCTGTGGGCCTCCTGTTATCAGGGCGTCTGGTGATCAGATGGGCTGGCCGTGAGAAACGGCCGAGGGACAGACCGGGAGGACAGAATGGCTGGGTGCGGTTCGTCAGAGAGCCTCTCCCTAATCAGTTGAATAGAGCTTTGTCATGACCAGGCTAAATGCAGGTTATGATACGACTGTGTATACAGTATTCCCACAAACAGCAATGAAGCAGAATACCCATTAATAACTAACTTAAGCTTGTTCTTCAGGAAACAACAGCACAATCAATGGAACTTCAGCAGCTAACGTTTGAtgtcttttctctcctctgtcttccctAAATCCAGGGGACCCACAAGAAGATGCTGGATGTGGCCAACATGCTGGGTCTGTCCAACACGGTGATGAGGCTGATCGAGAAGAGGGCCACCCAGGATAAGTTCGTCATGATTGGAGGGATGCTGCTCACCTGTGTGGTCATATTCCTGGTGGTCAAGTACCTGGGCTGACCATGACGGCGTCCGCAACCACAGTTTTGCGTTGGTCTTGGACATTTTTGCACAGTAAGCCCATAAGATACGTGAACGGTGATAAAATAGGCTCGTCTTCTAATCGGAGAGCTCCCTGAAAGTATTGGTTCCCATCGGAAGGCGAGGAATTATCCATCTTTTAACTTCCATAGGTTTTGCCACCCACTTCTATTTCAACCACTCTTTGTTTGCACCAGTAAAATGGGTGCTAAGCAAGACATACAccccgagtgtacaaaacattaaggacaccttcctaatgttgagttgcaccttttgccctcagaacagcctcaattcatctgggcatggacactacaaggtgttgaaagtattccacagggatgctggcccatgttgattccaatgcttctcacagttgtcaagctggctagatgtcctttgggcggtggaccattagtgatacacatgggaaactgttgagtgtgaaaagcccagcagcattgcagttcgacacaaaccgggggcgcctggcacctactaccataccctgttcaaaggcacttttctgtcttgcccattcaccctatgaatgacacacatacacaatccatgtctcaaggcttacatttaaaaaaaaaaaaacatatcctcCATGTATAGTGCTTGAAGTGAATttagcaagtgacatcaataagggatcatagctttcacctggtcggtctgttatggaaagagcaggtgtccttaaagTATAGGCACTGAGtgcaaaacatacatttttacttcAAACTGAATGTGGAACCTTGCAACCATAATTCCAGCTCACTGACACCTGCCGGTCATCCACCCGACAGCCTGTGTGAAGCTGTAGGTGGGTGAGAAGGACATTTCAATATGACTGGTCACCTTTTCTTTCAAACCAATTCTCCACTTGCTTGCCTTAGTCTCCCCTATAATGAGTTCTCCGTTACCTTGTGGATGGCATTCATTGTGGTTTTATTTGAAGCATAATTTTTACTGTTTGCTGCCATTGTTCCTAAATGAGGATGATTTTAGAAATGGACAGAAAAATAGTTATCTGGAAATGGATGAAAAGCTGATGTTTTACCTTACCTCATCACACTGTCTGGAGAATACTTATGCCAGATGAATCAATACATGTATTTAGTCCAGTTAACAGGGACCTGTTAACTGTTTCACAAAAACGTGTTTTGTGAAACTATCTGAACACTTTCAAAATGTTAATTATCTGGACATTTTCTTGGCCCTAGTCTCACTATGTTAGTGCAACCAAGGCTCAAATTGTAATTCTCTGGAGATAATTTTTTAAAGCATTTTAAAACGTGTCTTAATCTGTCTCTGAAGTGTACATTATTTGTCCATGGAATCTAGCAATTGAATTAGGTATGGGTCAAATCTAACAATGGACAGAAAGCATAGTTTAAATACATCTCTCACTGATGTCAGAAACTGTCATATAACATGGAGTTTACATTTACAACAGTAAAACTATTGTTTGAAACAGGATTATTTTCAAGACCAGTACTTGAGTGGGCCTAGTCTGGGGACCTATCCGGACTGTGCATAGGGACCTCTACCATCACATCTGACAtgctagtcatttagcagacacgctTATTCAGAGCCACTGACAGTACTGAGTGCATACATTTAGTTCAAATACAATCCAGGGAGACCAATAAGCATGGAATGTTCCAGCAGGTAGATGAGAAACTATGGATGAAAAGTTTTACGCTGAAATTAGAAAGTCTGACTCCTGGTCTTGATGTACAACTAGCTGTGAGAATACATAAAATGGAGCTCTGGCGCCATCTAGTGACAGCTCAGCATTCCATAACCAGAGGAGAAGCAAAGCAATGTAAAAATCCTCTAGCCTCATTAGCCTAGCAGACTTGTCCTCCATTCTAAAAAGGGCTGCATGCAATATGCTGAGAATGAGAAATTCACTTCCCATTGCAGTTTCAGAAGCCGTTTGTCACAGTAAGTAAAGAACGCATGTCTGTGCtggtatgttactatatgtaATCTGCCTATAAATGTACCATACTGGACATTTATCTTTGTGTTGCTCGCAACTCTTACTCATACCACTGCAGACTACTCACTCTTCACCAGCCAAACAAAGTTAAGACAGACATGTAGCAACTCAAAACTCTTTATTTGCTGACGCATTATATTTAAAAAAGACATACCATTGCTGCCACTTACAAGGCAGTGCAATCACCCCCATACAGGATAATAGTTCAGAAAATGCCTCTAAAGTATTCTTGTCCATCATTCCTTCAgttcttttattttttacagtagCAACAAACCCCTAGAATGTTATTGGGGTTAACTACAACCATTTTATTTACATTGAGCAAAAATTACACAAGAGGAAAAACATCTTTTGAGGAGCATTTTGGAAAATAATttagaaataaaacaaaaaaaacaattattGCAGTATACTACAATCATACATTTGTTACATGATGCGAAAGCAGCATCTTCATGTACAGATTTCAGTGCAAGTCATTTCGATATACAACCACTACCACTTGGAACAACATGACCTTTAACCCTACAGCACTAAGAAGCTGTGACCCCCCCCCACAGTACCTCCAATAAAACTTGAGCTTCACCCAACCTCTTATCGGTGTTCCCCCACCAGTGGCCATTTTAATTTCCTTATGGGCAACATTTCATTAGTCAGTAATAAAGAGCATCCCTTAAAATGCCCATCATATTAGAGGGATACTTCACATTGCTCAGTGATCTTTGTACACTATACTGTATTACAAATTGTTGGTGAATATTACGGGTCATGAAGAGAGCAAGTAGTCATGTGAGAAAATTAGATATTAATGACAACAGAATTCAGGCAGTAGACTAGAGCCACCAGATTACATTACAAAGTCAAGGCTGTTTCCAGTCATGGATGTCACCTTAAACCCCCCCTTGTCCTCATCTCCCCTTTCCTTTCCCACAACACCATCCTGCTTATGGCTTCAGCCACTGCGTCTCTTTGGCTGTAAAAACAAAGAAGAACATTGACAGTGACAATCAGTTATAAAATGTGggacaaaaaaaaataaaaaatactccaGAGGTTTCtgcttaaaaaaataataaaaaataaataaaactggGTTCCCAATCAAAACATCTTAGATTCGAGGTTGCCTCAAACCCTCCACCCTGTCCAGAAACCTCAGGGTGAATCTCAGTCAACTGTTAGGAGGGGTCCATCAAAGTGCCCACAGTAAATGTCTGTTGTTTACCTCTGCACAGGCAGCATATCACAGCACCTCTGTCTGGCCAGTGGTCTAATGGTGGCCAGTCTGATGATATTCTCATCATCATCTGCTGCACAATGGAGCcactacatctccctctctccatgtttaCTCAGATGTTTAACTAGGCCTGCTCTGGCCAAAACACCCTCCTCTGATGTGGACACATGGCTCTAGTGAAGGTCTTTCTCAGGAGCCGTGGTTAGGGGGGTGCTGGAGGTCCTGCCCTGAGAAGATGGGGTGCAGGAAGGGGTGGAGCTGTAGTGCGGCTGCCGCAGCTGCGTTAGAGTGCCGGGGGGCGAACAGCGTTGGGTAGAGGGATGAGTGTGGTATGTGGTGGAGAGCTAAGGGGCTGTGGTGATGAAGTGCTGAGGCTGGGATAATGTGTATGGGCTGGCCAGAGAGGAAGGCCGTGTGGTGGGCAGGGATCAGTCCAGCGTGTCCCACTCCCAACTGGTGGCCCAGAGTGTGGCCTAGAGAGTGTCCCAggtgagacagggagatgggggtGAGGTGGTGCTGGGGGATGTGGTGGACCTGGGCTAACTGGGGGTGCGGGTGGGGTCCGTGTGGGTGGATGCCCATGGCTGCAGCCTGAGCAGCATGGTGCTGCTGGATGAGGTGTTGTACTGTGGTGATGGAGGTAGCCGAGGCTGCAGACACAGCAGGCTGGTGGATCTGGATCATCTGCtgctgggggggagggggtgccGGCTGCAGATGGTTCGCTGCTGCAGCCATGTTCGCTGCAGCCTGTGCTGCTGCGGCTGAGGGGAAGGTCTTGATGTGCTTGGCCAGGAGCTGCTGCTGGATGTGCTGCTGGGCGGCCTGCTGCAGCTTGCCGTACTTCTCCATCTCCTCTGGGGTGAAGGTGATGGGCTGGCTCTCCAGCGGGGCCAGATCGTCCTCCTCTGCCTCCACGCCcatgtcctcctcctccaggctGGGCGGGGGGTAGTTGGGGTAGGCGTGCATGGGGGGTGGCTGCTGATGCATGTCGGGGATGAGGGACTCCATCATGGGGTTCTGGGAGGGGTCCTGTCCCGGGTCGCCCTGGTATTGGGGCATCAGCATGGAGGGCTCCTGATGGAACAGTGGCCGGGGCTCATGAAGAACCCGTGCGTCCAAGGTGAGGTGGCGGGCTTCCTGAACTACTACTACCGTCTCCTCCACCTTCTTATGAGCTGGTGGAGGGGGAGGCGGTGGGGGGAACTCCCGGATGGGCTCCATCAGGATGACCTCTGCCACGGCATCTGAACCTTTCCCTGCTGATGACTTCTCTCCACCATCGGGCCGGGTCAGGGGGATCGCAGGGAATTTCTTCCCTGCCTGCAGCTTACCGAACAGGGGCAGCATGGACTTATTGCCCAGAGCTGGAGGCAGTTTGGGCCCAAAGTAGCCCGATGGTGGGTCCTTGATCTTGGCGCCAGACTTGGTCCCTGTGGTTGGGACATCAGATCCCTTCCTGGACTGGATCTTATCCAGAAGCTGACGGGCGGTGAAGTGTGAGGAAGAGTTCCTCTGATCTCCTTCTCCCCGGGACCCCCCTGCCCTCTGGCTCTGGGAGCTGCTGTTGCGGTTTGGGGCTCGTGACGAGGCAGAGCGGGGGGACTGGGAACGGTAGATGCAGGAGCGGTTGAAGTCTCGGCGCCGTGTAGCACTGTCTGCCCGGCCCCTGTGGCCCCCCTGGCCTCCCCGACCCCGGTGAGGGGAGCCCTTAGTAGAGCTGGAGGAGCGGCTGGCTGAGCTGTGGCTGCGGCTGTAGCTGCGTCTCCATGACCTGGCGCTGCTGCTGCGGCTCCTGCTGCTAGAGCTCCGGGAGCTGCTCCGGTGCCGCTGCTGGTGCCTCTTCCTGCGGCTGTGGCTGCGTGAGCGGGAGCGAGAGTCCTCCGAAGACGAGGAAGAATAGTGACGTCTTCTGGAGCGCCGCCGCCCGCCGCTTCCCCGTCGATCGTACTCGGAGTCAGAGGAGCGTTTAGAGTGTCTCCGGTGGCGGCCTCCGTCACTGTCGTCACTGTAACTGTCTGAGTAGCTGCGGCTGCGCCGGCTGTAGGCGCTCGAGGAGCGCTCCGAGCTGCTGGAGTCTGACTGGCTACGGGAGGCCTGGCCGCGGTGCCGCCGCCGGCTGCTCCCTCGCCCTTCTCCCCGACGCGACGAGCGGCTTCGGGAGCGGCCGGAGTCATCGCTCTGGTGCCGGCGCCCCTCCCGGGGCGTGGACCTGCGGCGGCTGGATCGGGAAGCTGAGCCTCCACCTCCTTCCTCCTCACTCTCACTGCTGGGTGGTCTGCCTGGCCCGGGGCTCTTCTGGGCCGAGGAGGAGCAGGAAGCGCTGGGTGGGGCGCTGGGGTCTGTCTTCAGACGCTTGGTGCCGTTGTGCTCCTCAGAGGGCTTGGCCTCATCAGAGCCTTTCCCTGCCCCACCTTCCTTTTCCCCGGACTTCTGAAGTGCTTCTTTGGCTGGTCGTTTCCTCTTCCCAGGTTCCGCTCCTGTAGCAGATCCTGTTCCTGCTGGTGCTGGGGGAGCACTAGAAACCGTTGCGGCTACTGCTTTATCCTCTTTAGGCTTTtccttatcaccaccaccacctccttcttccccctcctcacctttgtttttgctcttctttcgtttgtgttttttcttctttttggtTTTCTCTCCTAGGATCTCAGTTTCTGCGTCCCCGTCCACTATGGCTCCCTTCTCTTTTTCTTTGCGCTTGGAGCCTTTCCCAGATTTCttatgcttcttcttcttcttctttttcttcttcttggctCCGCTTGTGCTACTCTGTAgcttttgttcctcagtctccccTTGGGAACCCTCTATTTTTAAGGAGGGCTGCTCCTTACCAGTGTTGTCAGTGCTGGGcccaggggtggtggtggtggtggtggcagcagcagcaTTCCCCTCATTGACTGCAGCAGCTGCCTCAGGATTGTTTTTTTTCTCAGCTCCTTCACCAGCGGGCTTGGAGGACTTTGCTGCTCGTCCAGCACGGCCCCCTTTGTTGCGGGACAGTTTGAAGTCGAAGTACAGGGGGTTGCAGCTGTAAGAGAGAGCGGGCTGAGCCTTGGTAAAATCCAGCAGCTCCGAGGGCCACTGCAGAGTGGTGCTCTCGTCTTTGCTCAGGACCAGGAAGAAGGGGCCGCTGGGGATTTTGGGGCCCGAGTTGGGCTCTGGGACTGGGGTCTCCTGCTTGCTGCCTGGTACTGGGGTGGGGGCCATTGTGGGAGGGGGGTCTGTTAAGCTGGCAGAGGCCTCTTCAGTCTTCAGTTTAGGTGATGTGGGCTCTGTGACTGGAGCTGCAGGAGTCTTCTCTGGCTCCTCGGATTTGCACTCAGTAGCTTTTGGCTGTGTCTGCTCAGAAACCTCTACTACCACCTTCTCGGTCTTCTTCACTTCCTTCTCTTCCACCTCTTCATCTTCTTCTTGCTCCCTGATCTCACACTGGTCTGTGGCCTTCATGAACACCAGGAACTGGAAGCGGGGTTTGACTCTGCAGTGGGTTGGTGGGATGTAATGGTAGTATTCAGGCTCCTGGCCTGCCCAGCCTTCCTCcttcttcatcatcatcttcaaCTTGTTGAGAGTGGAGGCTAGGGAGGCGCCATCATCTTCTTCCTCCTGCTGCTCTGGTTGTTCTTGATATagttgctcctcctgctgctgctcctcctcctcctccggccCTGCTGTtccattcccccctcctcctcctcccttggGGCTCTCGGTGCTGCAGCCTGACGTCTCCTCCTGTCCCACggccttctcccctccctcctcctgtcccccctcctcctcgtcaTCCTGATGGAGTTTAGCGAACACTGCTGCGACCGTCTCCAGCTTCACCGGGGGTTTCTTGGCGAAGGAGAAGGACACGCTGACCTTAGAGGCCCCGGCCGGGGATGAGCTGCTCTTCCCCAGGGAGAAGCTGACGGTGGGGGCTGGTTTGGGGGAGGCCTGACCCCCACTGCTCTTCTCCTCCACTGACAGGCCCTCCATGGCAGTGTCTGCAGGGGGGACATACTCAGGGGTTACAGCACTCCCCTCTTCACCCTTCTCCCCATCTACTGCCACGGTGGTGGGTTTGAACATGGGACCACTTCCCGGGGTACTGAAACAACGATAAAGAACATATTAAAGTGACGTGTTTCATGTGTTATGCGTTTCATCCAGAACAcattattttaaattatttttctttGCACATACATCTGCAAACACTACACTGATAGGAAGCTGCAGCTATTAGACTGTtaatcactagcacattagaggctgctgcctttaggcatagactaggaatcactggccactttaaggaatggaacagtagtcactttaataatgtttacctatctggcattactcatctcatatgtatatacagtgagggaaacaagtatttgatcccctgctgatgtTGTACGTTTgcacactgacaaagaaatgatcagtctataattttaaatggtaggtttatttgaacagtgagagacagaataacaaaaaaataatccagaaaaacgcatgtcaaaaatgttataaatttattttcattttaatgagggaaataagtatttgacccctctgcaaaacatgacttagtacttgttggcaatcagaggtcagatgtttcttgtagttggccaccaggtttgcacatatCTCAgaagggattttgtcccactcctctttgcatttcttctccaagtcattaaggtttcgaggctgacgtttggcaactcgaaccttcagctccctccacagattttctatgggattaaggtcgggagactggctaggccactccaggactttaatgtgcttcttcttgagccactccttagttgccttggccgtgtgttttgggtcatcgtcatgctggaatacccatccacgacccattttcaatgccctggctgaggggagtaggttctcacccaagatttgacggtacatggccccatccatcgtctctttgatgcggtgaagttgtcctgtccccttagcagaaaaacacccccaaagcatggttccacctccatgtttgacggtaggtatggtgttcttggggtcataggcagcattcctcctcctccaaacacggcgagttgatgccaaagagctccaacactccatcacccagttgtcctctgaatcattcagatgttcactggtaaacttcagacgggcatgtatatgtgctttcttgagcagggggaccttgcggatttcagtccttcacggcgtagtgtgttaccaattgttttcttggtgactatggtcccagctgccttgagatcattgacaagatcctcccgtgtagttctggactgattcctcaccgttctcatgaccATTGccactccacgaggtgagatcttgcatggagccccaggccgagggagattgacagttcttctgcgtttcttccatttgcgaataatcataCCAactttctcaccaagctgcttggcgatggtcctGTAGCCCATTcaagccttgtgtaggtctacaatcttgtccctgacatccttggagagctctttgttcttggccatggtggagagtttggaatctgattgattgattgcttctgtggacaggtgtcttttatacaggtaacaagctgagattaggagcactcctgctcctaatctcagtttgttacctgtataaaagacacctgggagccagaaatctttctggttgagagggggtcaaatacttatttccctcattaaaatgcaaatcaatttataacatttttgactgtcttactgttcaaataaacctaccattaaaattataggcggatcatttctttgtcagtgggcaaacgtacaaaatcagcaggggatccaATACTTTCCCCCCCTCACTGTACTGCATTCTATATTCGACGGTATCTTAGTCaatgaataatgtttacatatcttgtattactcatctcatatgtatatactgtattctatactattctacgttatcttagtccgttccgctctgacatcgctcatccatatgtatatagtcttaattcagtcctacttagatgtgtgtgtattgggtatatgttaaGTAATTTGTTAgacattacttgttagatattactgcactgtcggagctagaagcatttcgctacacccgcaataacatctgctaacccaatcacgtatatgtgaccaataaaataaaaaggtgATATTATTTATTGGGTTACAGTCTCCACTTCAGCCAGGAGAGGGCGGTTGAGTCTGCAGTATATACTGTAGCATGTGCTCACCGGTTCTGCTGTTTCCTCTGCTCAGCCAGCACATGCAGCCTGCGTAGCAGCTTCTCCTGCTTCTTCCCACCCTTCCGGGAGCGTGATGACACGTTTCTCGCAAACTCCCTCTGCTTCAGCTCCTTAAGCCTCTGCAGCAGCACACCAAGGGCAGGATGGCgggagagtggaagagaagagagggggagaaagacagaTTGGGTCAGacggagaagagggagagaaagagagcagttaAGGATTCCTGCATCCACAGTAAGGTCAATGGTGCAGCAACATCATTCAACAAGACTCTCCACTGAGAGTGTCTGGGATTTAAGGCTTGGGGTTTCTCTGAGCTCGTGTACACGGTGACAGGAAACTCAGTGTGTGGAGGGCTGTAGCAGCATGGGGGTAAGCGGAGGTCCTCCTCACCTGCTTATGAGCGTGGTCGTACGAGTTGATGTGGTTGTCAAACTCTTGGTGCTTCTGGTACTGTTTCTCACACAGCTCACAGTAAAAGTTGGCCCGCAGGTCTTCCAGGGCTTTGGCGATGGCCTTCTCCTTTTCCACCTGGTCCTGTTGTTGGGGTCAAGGAGGGCGGGGGGCGGAGACAGGAGATGTGAGTGACATTGATACAGATTAGACATGGAAAGATGAAATAACATCCTGAGATTAGAGCCGGTATAATCTGGTCTTTATTCTCCTATCATAGGGCTCGGTAGTGGTTGAGTAATCCACAGGAAACTCTATGGTTGTT contains the following coding sequences:
- the gpatch8 gene encoding G patch domain-containing protein 8 isoform X1, yielding MSLAGICVLTCPFHPLLIVCVCGFCVIVKCVLASWELKWFHFHQGNTETGGNHFDQYEEGQLELEQASLDKPIESDNIGHRLLQKHGWKLGQGLGKTMQGRTDPVPIILKYDVMGMGRMEMELDVAEDATEKRKVLEVEKEVTEELQQKYKDQVEKEKAIAKALEDLRANFYCELCEKQYQKHQEFDNHINSYDHAHKQRLKELKQREFARNVSSRSRKGGKKQEKLLRRLHVLAEQRKQQNRTPGSGPMFKPTTVAVDGEKGEEGSAVTPEYVPPADTAMEGLSVEEKSSGGQASPKPAPTVSFSLGKSSSSPAGASKVSVSFSFAKKPPVKLETVAAVFAKLHQDDEEEGGQEEGGEKAVGQEETSGCSTESPKGGGGGGNGTAGPEEEEEQQQEEQLYQEQPEQQEEEDDGASLASTLNKLKMMMKKEEGWAGQEPEYYHYIPPTHCRVKPRFQFLVFMKATDQCEIREQEEDEEVEEKEVKKTEKVVVEVSEQTQPKATECKSEEPEKTPAAPVTEPTSPKLKTEEASASLTDPPPTMAPTPVPGSKQETPVPEPNSGPKIPSGPFFLVLSKDESTTLQWPSELLDFTKAQPALSYSCNPLYFDFKLSRNKGGRAGRAAKSSKPAGEGAEKKNNPEAAAAVNEGNAAAATTTTTTPGPSTDNTGKEQPSLKIEGSQGETEEQKLQSSTSGAKKKKKKKKKKHKKSGKGSKRKEKEKGAIVDGDAETEILGEKTKKKKKHKRKKSKNKGEEGEEGGGGGDKEKPKEDKAVAATVSSAPPAPAGTGSATGAEPGKRKRPAKEALQKSGEKEGGAGKGSDEAKPSEEHNGTKRLKTDPSAPPSASCSSSAQKSPGPGRPPSSESEEEGGGGSASRSSRRRSTPREGRRHQSDDSGRSRSRSSRRGEGRGSSRRRHRGQASRSQSDSSSSERSSSAYSRRSRSYSDSYSDDSDGGRHRRHSKRSSDSEYDRRGSGGRRRSRRRHYSSSSSEDSRSRSRSHSRRKRHQQRHRSSSRSSSSRSRSSSARSWRRSYSRSHSSASRSSSSTKGSPHRGRGGQGGHRGRADSATRRRDFNRSCIYRSQSPRSASSRAPNRNSSSQSQRAGGSRGEGDQRNSSSHFTARQLLDKIQSRKGSDVPTTGTKSGAKIKDPPSGYFGPKLPPALGNKSMLPLFGKLQAGKKFPAIPLTRPDGGEKSSAGKGSDAVAEVILMEPIREFPPPPPPPPAHKKVEETVVVVQEARHLTLDARVLHEPRPLFHQEPSMLMPQYQGDPGQDPSQNPMMESLIPDMHQQPPPMHAYPNYPPPSLEEEDMGVEAEEDDLAPLESQPITFTPEEMEKYGKLQQAAQQHIQQQLLAKHIKTFPSAAAAQAAANMAAAANHLQPAPPPPQQQMIQIHQPAVSAASATSITTVQHLIQQHHAAQAAAMGIHPHGPHPHPQLAQVHHIPQHHLTPISLSHLGHSLGHTLGHQLGVGHAGLIPAHHTAFLSGQPIHIIPASALHHHSPLALHHIPHSSLYPTLFAPRHSNAAAAAALQLHPFLHPIFSGQDLQHPPNHGS